A section of the Pimelobacter simplex genome encodes:
- a CDS encoding bifunctional FO biosynthesis protein CofGH encodes MSEAPTPQQVRRALARAERGAALDVAEATALLAATGDELDRLTAAAAKVRDAGLVAAGRPGVVTYSPKVFIPITKLCRDRCHYCTFVETPAQAAREGRAPYLSPDEILDIARQGAELGCLEALFTLGDRPEDRWPEAQAWLDEQGYDSTLAYIRAMAVRVLEETGLLPHLNPGVMSWEELNRLKPVSPSMGMMLETTSRRLFETKGLAHFGSPDKDPEVRLRVLEDAGRLGIPFTTGLLVGIGEDLTERAETIFALRATQRAYGAVQEVIVQNFRAKPDTAMRHADDLDLTEYRAAIAVTRLLLGPKARIQAPPNLVDLDECRALLGAGVDDWGGVSPLTPDHVNPERPWPSLDRLRSITATCGFELRARLTVHPEYVTGSLQRGEAWIDPRVHAHVAALAGPDGLAIPEVRPTGLPWQEPDGGFDADHGRGRTDLHEAIDDDGPTGGRTEDRRSDFGSVYGDWAAVGEAAARTGLIDGAPAVLHAEGGAALRAAEADPGNLSDEHALTLMTAEGDLLRSVVGLADDLRRESVGDAVTYVVNRNINFTNVCYVGCRFCAFAQRRTDADAYSLSYAEVADRAQEAWDLGATEVCMQGGIDPELPASAYFDIAAAVKQRVPGMHVHAFSPMEVVNGTARTGLSVEDFLIKAREAGLGSLPGTAAEILDDEVRWVLTKGKLPARTWIEIVSTAHRIGLPTTSTMMYGHVDNPKHWVGHLRVLSRVQDTARENGSTGFTEFVPLPFVHTSAPIYLAGVARPGPTLRDNLAVHAMARILLHGRIDNIQTSWVKLGIDGTRAMLNAGANDLGGTLMEETISRMAGSEHGSAKTVEELVEIGAGIDRPVHERTTLYGLPTRA; translated from the coding sequence ATGTCCGAGGCGCCCACCCCCCAGCAAGTACGACGTGCGCTCGCGCGCGCCGAGCGCGGCGCGGCGCTCGACGTGGCCGAGGCGACGGCCCTGCTCGCCGCCACCGGCGACGAGCTCGACCGGCTCACCGCCGCCGCTGCCAAGGTCCGCGACGCGGGCCTGGTCGCGGCCGGGCGCCCCGGGGTGGTGACGTACTCGCCCAAGGTGTTCATCCCGATCACCAAGCTGTGCCGCGACCGCTGCCACTACTGCACGTTCGTCGAGACGCCGGCCCAGGCCGCGCGCGAGGGGCGGGCGCCGTACCTGTCGCCGGACGAGATCCTCGACATCGCCCGCCAGGGCGCCGAGCTGGGCTGCCTCGAGGCGCTCTTCACGCTCGGTGACCGCCCCGAGGACCGCTGGCCCGAGGCGCAGGCCTGGCTCGACGAGCAGGGCTACGACTCGACGCTGGCCTACATCCGGGCGATGGCGGTGCGGGTGCTCGAGGAGACCGGGCTGCTGCCGCACCTCAACCCCGGCGTGATGTCGTGGGAGGAGCTCAACCGGCTCAAGCCGGTCTCCCCCTCGATGGGGATGATGCTCGAGACCACCTCGCGCCGGCTGTTCGAGACCAAGGGACTGGCCCACTTCGGCTCCCCCGACAAGGACCCCGAGGTCCGGCTGCGGGTGCTCGAGGACGCCGGCCGGCTCGGCATCCCGTTCACCACCGGCCTGCTGGTCGGCATCGGTGAGGACCTGACCGAGCGGGCCGAGACGATCTTCGCCCTGCGGGCCACCCAGCGTGCCTACGGCGCGGTGCAGGAGGTCATCGTCCAGAACTTCCGGGCCAAGCCCGACACGGCGATGCGCCATGCCGACGACCTCGACCTGACCGAGTACCGCGCCGCGATCGCGGTCACCCGGCTGCTGCTCGGGCCCAAGGCGCGGATCCAGGCCCCGCCCAACCTCGTCGACCTCGACGAGTGCCGGGCGCTGCTCGGCGCGGGCGTCGACGACTGGGGCGGCGTCTCGCCGCTGACCCCCGACCACGTCAACCCCGAGCGGCCCTGGCCCTCGCTCGACCGGCTGCGCTCGATCACGGCCACCTGCGGCTTCGAGCTGCGCGCCCGGCTCACCGTGCACCCCGAGTACGTCACCGGCTCGCTCCAGCGCGGCGAGGCCTGGATCGACCCGCGCGTCCACGCCCACGTCGCGGCCCTGGCCGGTCCCGACGGGCTCGCGATCCCCGAGGTCCGCCCGACCGGGCTGCCCTGGCAGGAGCCCGACGGCGGCTTCGACGCCGACCACGGCCGCGGCCGTACCGACCTGCACGAGGCCATCGACGACGACGGCCCCACCGGGGGCCGCACCGAGGACCGGCGCAGCGACTTCGGCTCGGTCTACGGCGACTGGGCCGCGGTCGGCGAGGCCGCCGCACGCACCGGTCTGATCGACGGCGCTCCGGCCGTCCTCCACGCCGAGGGCGGGGCCGCCCTGCGCGCGGCCGAGGCCGACCCGGGCAACCTGTCCGACGAGCACGCGCTGACCCTGATGACCGCCGAGGGCGACCTGCTGCGCTCCGTGGTCGGCCTGGCCGACGACCTGCGCCGCGAGAGCGTCGGCGACGCCGTCACCTACGTGGTCAACCGCAACATCAACTTCACCAACGTCTGCTACGTCGGCTGCCGGTTCTGCGCGTTCGCGCAGCGGCGTACCGACGCCGACGCCTACTCGCTGTCCTACGCCGAGGTCGCCGACCGCGCCCAGGAGGCCTGGGACCTCGGCGCCACCGAGGTCTGCATGCAGGGCGGCATCGACCCCGAGCTGCCCGCCTCGGCCTACTTCGACATCGCCGCGGCCGTGAAGCAGCGCGTGCCCGGCATGCACGTCCACGCCTTCTCGCCGATGGAGGTCGTCAACGGCACCGCCCGGACCGGCCTGTCCGTCGAGGACTTCCTGATCAAGGCCCGCGAGGCCGGCCTCGGCTCGCTGCCCGGCACCGCCGCGGAGATCCTCGACGACGAGGTCCGGTGGGTGCTCACCAAGGGCAAGCTGCCCGCCCGCACCTGGATCGAGATCGTCTCCACGGCCCACCGCATCGGCCTGCCGACGACCTCGACGATGATGTACGGCCACGTCGACAACCCGAAGCACTGGGTCGGTCACCTGCGCGTGCTGTCCCGGGTCCAGGACACCGCCCGCGAGAACGGCAGCACCGGCTTCACCGAGTTCGTGCCGCTGCCCTTCGTGCACACCTCGGCCCCGATCTACCTGGCCGGCGTGGCTCGCCCCGGCCCGACGCTGCGCGACAACCTCGCCGTGCACGCGATGGCCCGCATCCTGCTCCACGGCCGGATCGACAACATCCAGACCTCGTGGGTCAAGCTCGGTATCGACGGCACCCGCGCCATGCTCAACGCCGGCGCCAACGACCTCGGCGGCACCCTCATGGAGGAGACCATCTCCCGCATGGCCGGCTCCGAGCACGGCTCGGCCAAGACCGTCGAGGAGCTCGTCGAGATCGGCGCCGGCATCGACCGGCCGGTCCACGAGCGCACCACCCTGTACGGGCTGCCCACCCGCGCCTGA
- a CDS encoding MMPL family transporter — MHRQIAGRLTGPVTKWVVLVVVLLLTGGLGFLGGKLADVKDNQASSWLPGSAESSRVADELSTDLDPNDIPTLVVYHRKGGLTPADLDAMDAQAKEIAQVAGVTETGVLTPHGAEALAASGQPAPRLISEDGEVAYSFFNFNFGDGGWAKVPASAKKVRDIAKIDGVTTYVGGFGGQASDFAESFEGSHVQLLMITFGVVILILLLTYRSPILWILPILCAALAYMMSRGVVYLLARYADLTVNDQSEYILSILCIGAGTDYALLLVARYREELRRHEDRHEAMAFALHRATPALVASAATVAVGLLCLVFADLNSTASLGPVLAVGVVVTLLTMITLLPALLVIVGRWIFWPKRPSFASDEPTAHGLWARVGARIAPRPRAVWVVTTGLLLIACLGLFKLDATGLTTEESVTGEIDSVTAQKLMSAHGLADNSVTVQVVADDDRIDAVRTAVAGVDGLGAPTPVRPLGDGRAWFESAVSVDIASPAAFDLVEATRDAVGKVAGADALVGGGPAVYLDTKIAADHDNKLIIPIVLVVVFLILVLLLRALLAPLLLMATVVLSFGAALGISALLFDYVLGFAGADPGFPLFAFVFLVALGIDYNIFLMTRVREETITHGTRKGSLIALSSTGGVITSAGLVLAATFLALGTLPLVFLAELGVAVALGVLLDTMIVRSVLVTALNLDLGGRIWWPSRLDRTPPSAPEPPAPAPEKVPALD; from the coding sequence ATGCACCGTCAGATCGCCGGAAGGCTGACCGGCCCCGTCACCAAGTGGGTCGTGCTGGTCGTCGTGCTGCTGCTGACCGGGGGGCTCGGGTTCCTCGGCGGCAAGCTGGCCGACGTCAAGGACAACCAGGCCTCGTCCTGGCTGCCCGGTTCCGCGGAGTCCTCGCGCGTCGCCGACGAGCTGTCGACCGACCTCGATCCCAACGACATCCCGACGCTCGTCGTCTACCACCGCAAGGGTGGGCTGACCCCGGCCGACCTCGACGCGATGGACGCCCAGGCCAAGGAGATCGCCCAGGTCGCCGGCGTCACCGAGACCGGCGTGCTCACGCCGCACGGCGCCGAGGCGCTCGCGGCGTCCGGGCAGCCGGCACCGCGACTGATCTCCGAGGACGGCGAGGTCGCCTACTCGTTCTTCAACTTCAACTTCGGCGACGGCGGCTGGGCCAAGGTCCCCGCCAGCGCGAAGAAGGTCCGTGACATCGCCAAGATCGACGGCGTCACGACGTACGTCGGCGGCTTCGGCGGCCAGGCCTCCGACTTCGCCGAGTCCTTCGAGGGCTCGCACGTGCAGCTGCTGATGATCACGTTCGGCGTGGTGATCCTGATCCTGCTGCTCACCTACCGCAGCCCGATCCTCTGGATCCTGCCGATCCTGTGCGCCGCGCTCGCCTACATGATGTCCCGCGGCGTGGTCTACCTCCTGGCCAGGTACGCCGACCTGACGGTCAACGACCAGAGCGAGTACATCCTCAGCATCCTGTGCATCGGCGCGGGCACCGACTACGCCCTGCTCCTGGTGGCGCGCTACCGCGAGGAGCTGCGCCGCCACGAGGACCGGCACGAGGCGATGGCGTTCGCGCTGCATCGGGCCACCCCGGCCCTGGTCGCCAGCGCCGCGACCGTGGCGGTCGGCCTGCTCTGCCTGGTCTTCGCCGACCTCAACTCCACCGCCAGCCTCGGCCCGGTGCTCGCGGTCGGCGTCGTGGTCACCCTGCTCACGATGATCACGCTGCTGCCCGCCCTCCTGGTGATCGTCGGGCGCTGGATCTTCTGGCCCAAGCGCCCGTCCTTCGCCTCCGACGAGCCGACCGCGCACGGCCTGTGGGCGCGGGTCGGCGCCCGGATCGCCCCGCGTCCGCGTGCGGTGTGGGTGGTCACCACCGGCCTGCTGCTCATCGCCTGCCTCGGCCTGTTCAAGCTCGACGCGACCGGACTGACCACCGAGGAGTCGGTGACCGGCGAGATCGACTCGGTCACCGCGCAGAAGCTCATGTCCGCGCACGGCCTGGCCGACAACTCCGTGACCGTCCAGGTGGTCGCCGACGACGACCGCATCGACGCCGTCCGTACGGCGGTCGCCGGTGTCGACGGCCTCGGCGCGCCCACGCCGGTCCGTCCCCTCGGCGACGGCCGGGCCTGGTTCGAGTCCGCGGTCAGCGTCGACATCGCCTCGCCGGCCGCCTTCGACCTGGTCGAGGCCACCCGGGACGCCGTCGGCAAGGTCGCCGGCGCCGATGCGCTGGTCGGCGGCGGACCCGCCGTCTACCTCGACACCAAGATCGCCGCCGACCACGACAACAAGCTGATCATCCCGATCGTGCTCGTGGTGGTGTTCCTGATCCTGGTGCTGCTGCTCCGGGCGCTGCTGGCACCGCTGCTGCTGATGGCGACCGTCGTCCTGTCGTTCGGCGCGGCGCTGGGCATCTCGGCCCTGCTGTTCGACTACGTCCTCGGCTTCGCGGGGGCCGATCCCGGGTTCCCGCTGTTCGCGTTCGTCTTCCTGGTCGCCCTCGGCATCGACTACAACATCTTCCTGATGACCCGGGTCCGCGAGGAGACGATCACCCACGGCACCCGCAAGGGCTCGCTCATCGCGCTGTCCTCGACCGGCGGTGTGATCACCTCGGCCGGCCTGGTGCTGGCGGCCACCTTCCTCGCCCTCGGGACCCTGCCGCTGGTGTTCCTCGCCGAGCTCGGGGTGGCGGTCGCGCTGGGCGTCCTGCTCGACACGATGATCGTCCGCTCCGTGCTCGTCACCGCGCTCAACCTCGACCTCGGCGGGCGGATCTGGTGGCCGAGCCGGCTCGACCGCACGCCGCCGTCGGCACCCGAGCCGCCGGCCCCGGCGCCCGAGAAGGTTCCCGCGCTCGACTGA
- a CDS encoding acyl-CoA dehydrogenase family protein, with protein sequence MPERPSILETEHEDFRATARTFLEREVVPHHEQWEKDGMVDREVWRKAGQAGLLGFDVPEVHDGPGIKDFRYNMVLTEEITRVGASGLGFALHNDITVPYLVALANDEQQARWLPGTVSGDIVTAIAMTEPGAGSDLQGIRTTAVDKGDHYVLNGSKTFITNGIHADLVIVVARTNPDAGAHGISLLVVEEGMAGFTRGRNLDKLGLKAQDTAELSFDNVMVPKANLLGEEGQGFVYLMQNLPQERVSIATIAIAAIEAVLDMTLDYVKSREAFGKPIGKFQNTRFVLAEMATEAYIARTFVNHCVELLNAGQVDTSLASMAKWWTTELQKKIVDQGLQMHGGYGYMMEYPIAKAYADTRIQTIYGGTTEIQKEIIGRFLGL encoded by the coding sequence GTCGACCGCGAGGTCTGGCGCAAGGCCGGCCAGGCGGGTCTTCTCGGCTTCGACGTCCCCGAGGTCCACGACGGCCCCGGCATCAAGGACTTCCGCTACAACATGGTCCTCACCGAGGAGATCACCCGGGTCGGCGCGAGCGGCCTCGGCTTCGCCCTGCACAACGACATCACGGTGCCCTACCTCGTCGCCCTCGCGAACGACGAGCAGCAGGCCCGCTGGCTGCCCGGCACCGTCTCGGGCGACATCGTCACCGCCATCGCGATGACCGAGCCCGGCGCCGGCTCCGACCTCCAGGGCATCCGGACCACCGCCGTCGACAAGGGCGACCACTACGTCCTCAACGGCTCCAAGACGTTCATCACCAACGGCATCCACGCCGACCTGGTGATCGTCGTGGCCCGGACCAACCCCGACGCCGGTGCCCACGGCATCAGCCTCCTGGTCGTCGAGGAGGGCATGGCCGGGTTCACCCGCGGCCGCAACCTCGACAAGCTCGGCCTCAAGGCGCAGGACACCGCGGAGCTCAGCTTCGACAACGTCATGGTCCCCAAGGCGAACCTGCTGGGCGAGGAGGGTCAGGGCTTCGTCTACCTGATGCAGAACCTCCCCCAGGAGCGGGTCTCCATCGCGACGATCGCGATCGCGGCCATCGAGGCCGTGCTCGACATGACGCTCGACTACGTCAAGAGCCGCGAGGCGTTCGGCAAGCCGATCGGCAAGTTCCAGAACACCCGCTTCGTCCTGGCCGAGATGGCGACCGAGGCCTACATCGCCCGCACGTTCGTGAACCACTGCGTCGAGCTGCTCAACGCCGGCCAGGTCGACACCTCGCTCGCCTCGATGGCGAAGTGGTGGACCACCGAGCTGCAGAAGAAGATCGTCGACCAGGGCCTGCAGATGCACGGCGGCTACGGCTACATGATGGAGTACCCCATCGCCAAGGCCTATGCGGACACCCGCATCCAGACGATCTACGGCGGCACCACCGAGATCCAGAAGGAGATCATCGGCCGGTTCCTCGGCCTCTGA